The DNA window GGGTGATTTACGCCTTTTTCGAGTACTTTCTGGGTCGAGAGTGACAAAACCCCGAACGCCTGCGGTTCGCCGTCCACACCCGACTCCTTATGCCCCGCCCAGCGCCCCTAAAAGTGACGAACCGCCGTGGGCGGGTTGAAGCGATCCTGCCGATTCTAAAATCGCTGTATCCCGATGCGACCTGCCGTCTTGACCACAGTTCTCCGCTGGAGCTGCTGGTTGCGACGATTCTGTCGGCGCAGTGCACCGACGACCGGGTGAACATCGTGACCAGGACGCTGTTCAAGAAGTACAGGACTGCCGCCGACTACGCCAGGGTTTCGCAGGAAGAGCTGGAGAAGGACATCCAGACGACCGGCTTCTTCCGCAACAAGGCCAGGAGCATCCGGGGAATGGCGGCGGCCCTGATCAGCGATCACGGCGGCAAAGTGCCAGACACCATGGAACAGCTCACGCCCCTCCCCGGTGTCGGTCGCAAGACCGCGAACGTGGTCCTGGGCAACGCCTTCGGCAAGAACGTCGGCGTGACGGTCGATACGCACGTCACCCGTTTGTCCAACCGCCTGGGTTTGACCGACCACGAGGAAGACGCGGTCAAGATCGAGCAGGATCTCATCAAGATCGTCCCGCAGGAAGACTGGGCGCTCTGGTCGCACCTGCTCATCTTCCATGGCCGTAAGGTGTGCATGGCCCGTAATCCGCTGTGCTCGCAGTGCCCCTTGCTCTCACATTGTCCTTCGGGGCCGAAGATCATCAAAGACAAGGCCCGGACCGAGGCGGCGCGCTCTGTGGCAAAGCGGAAAAAGCCGGGAAGTCGCGCAGACTAGCCGCTGCGATGGGCGTGCTCGTCGTCTGCAAGGCGTCGCTCTCCGCATGGACACGGTCCGTCCGCCATCGCACCATACGCAAATGCCCCAACGGATACTCGTACTCTCCGCGTCGGTCGGCGCAGGCCACATGCGCGCAGCCCAGGCGGTCGAACTGGCGATTCGGAAGCTCGCCCCGCACGTTTATGTGCGCAACGTCGACATCCTCACGCTGACCAATGCCGCATTCCGAAGAGTGTACGGAAAGGCGTACCTCGACCTGGTCAACCTTGCGCCGCATGTACTGGGATTCTTTTACGACCACCTCGACAAGCCACGACGCAAGGACAGCAGCCGGGATCGATTCCG is part of the Humisphaera borealis genome and encodes:
- the nth gene encoding endonuclease III → MPRPAPLKVTNRRGRVEAILPILKSLYPDATCRLDHSSPLELLVATILSAQCTDDRVNIVTRTLFKKYRTAADYARVSQEELEKDIQTTGFFRNKARSIRGMAAALISDHGGKVPDTMEQLTPLPGVGRKTANVVLGNAFGKNVGVTVDTHVTRLSNRLGLTDHEEDAVKIEQDLIKIVPQEDWALWSHLLIFHGRKVCMARNPLCSQCPLLSHCPSGPKIIKDKARTEAARSVAKRKKPGSRAD